AGACATTTTAGAGTTGGACTTCAGGAATTTAAGTAGTAGCTAGCATTAGGGGGTAGGAAATTACAtgcaatggatttttttttctcagcCACAACAGTCACAGGTAGTATGCCCACCTCTCGTTATTGAATAGTTTCACCGACACAAACAACCACTTTCAATTTTCTAGAGTGTGTATATGTAACTTTCTCTCCGACGAACGGCACAACCATatttcaaaaacaacaaaagaacaacctgcaaaaacaacaaaagaaccaaATTATAATTGCTTTTCATCACAAAAACAAACACATATGTGGCAACCACTACAGATGCAGAACATACATATTAATTTCAGTACATCATACTGTTGAATAATATACACCATCATATCAAACCTACGTAAAAAAAAGGCCTAATTTCATTTTCACATTTTGAACCTTTGATGTGTAAATTAAAGCATCTaagcaaaatcaaaatttgagtaTAAACCATCGTTTGATGAGATATTAGGAATCAAACTACTTACGGGCAAAGAAAGTATCATATTCTTAGCATCTTGAATCCAAAATCTCCATACGTGCGGCCAATTCAAACGGTGCTAAAACACAAAATCATTTGATTTCCGTCTTTTCACTAACCCATTCAATTCCtcctcccaaaaatccccaaatctgaaaataaaatataatcgaACACCAGATATTGATCAAATTTTACATTAAAACGATGAGAAAGTTAAACTGATCACAAATCTCCACTCTAATTTCGAATAAAATAAATGAGTCGAAAATTataaaccctaaaatgaaatTTCCAGAACTGTTTTTCATTGAAACAAGGATACACCTAGATGTTTCATACCAATATTAGAGAGATAAGAGGAAGGATTAGCTTtttcaatgatgatggtgatgccgATGagatttccatgtttctcctgagGCAATTTCTTCTGATCTCATACCCAGAGACCCTCTTCAATATTGAGAGGCGATAAACATAATCTGATCTGCTATTATCCCAAGGAGGGGTAGTTCTGCCTTTTAGAAAATGCGGTTTATATTATTCGCACGTGTAATGGATCAGGGATTAATATTTTTAGTCCAAAATCATGAATTTGGACTAGCGGTTAAATCAGTTTTATGGGTGGACTAGTCATTAAACGGATACTCAAGTTtaggattaaccagtaattcctagaaaAAAAATAGCCCACTCAAACATAAATTCCTCGTTCCGTTGCTGACTGTTTCTCAACATAGCATGGCACTCGAGTGCTTGCTCGTGGATGCTTCTGTGGCACACGTGGATGCTTCTGTGGCACATATATGTGATAAATCTCCAGAATCCtctctttattattattatttatttttttggtgctTACTCCGGTCACTGATATCATCCTCTCCTTTTGCTTCAGATGAAACTAAAACTATTGTGTCGAGTATATCATTGAAGGATCTATATTCTCGTCTGCGTGACGCTGTCAACTATTTACTGAAGGAAGCAGGTTGGGCAgtcgaaaagaagaagaaggcaggAAGCAATCCCTATATGAACACAATTTATAAGTCTCCCACTGGGAAAATCTTTCCTACATTTCGTAATATTTGGGACTCATTTGGTGATAGTCTGTTTGCTGGTCACTACAAGATGACACGGCAAGTTAATGGGAAACAGTGGACGAAGATTGAAGAGTTTAGCTCTAACTTATCAGAAGCACTGATAGAATTTGAGAAAGACAAATTCAGTCAAATGGAAGCTTCTTGTGTGTTGGCTCATCAATGGAGTCTTCTAAATCCTTACGTTACTGTGGTGATGGTTAACAGACATATTCTTAGACTAAGAGCGGGAACACCAGTCGAAGCAGACACAATTGTGGTGTCTGATAGGGAAGAACTTGCTCAGCTAGGTTGGAAAGATGAGAATATAAGCAGACGTAAGAGAACTTCTGCTAAAAGAAGAAATAGTCGTAGGGTGGAGTGCCATTGATGTAGCTTGGTTTACCTTTGCTTTTGTTGTTCTGGGAGGCTTTTGGCCATGGGGTTTGTTGCTTTGGCTAGCTTTTGCTTAAGCCTTTGTGCACCTAGTGTGCTCCTCCTCATGTAACTTCTGTTTTTCTATTAATAAAATTTTAACCTTTCTCCGAACTGTGGTGTCTGTCAGATTTGAAATATAGAAAGGATTCAAGTTTTGTCAAATAGCCTACTACAATGACAGAGGCCAAGACCGTGAAAGGAGACTCCTTGGCTAATGATTTGGCTCAAGGTTCTATGGCGTTGGAGAAAGCACTGGAAGGATGCAAAGGAAACTCAAGGTAATGAGAAAGCACCGGGAATCTCCACACCTGGCTGATGCAATTCCTGAATTTGAAAATGCCCGAAAGAGCTGCAGTGTCTCTGAAGCTTCAAACTTTAAGATGAACCCAACATCTGGGACTGGGCTAACAAATTTTGGCATCCACATTGAAGTGCATTATGTGCTGAGATGTTTGGTTTTATTATAATGTTCATTGCACCAGAATCCGAGCATTAGACCAATTCCGCAGTGAAATCACATAATAGTAACAAACAACAGATATCCAATTTCATTTCAGAAGTTTATATAATTATTCCACTGGAATTCAAAGGCTTATATGTCATCCAAAATCCTATAAATAATAGGActacacaaaaaagaaaaacccttTAAGTACCTGCAATGAATTTCTAGTCTTTTCTACATCTACATCAAAAATGGAAAAAACAGATTAGAGAACTAACAACTCCCTAAGTTCTTTTTAACTAATTAGAGGACTTGATCAAAGATAAGctaaaggtaaaaaaaaaaagaagaaagataatGTCTTTGCACGTCGACTGACCACCCTTATGCACCCAACTCGCAATCAAATATTGGCGAAAACGAAGAAGAGTTGAGATCACCAAAAATGTTATCTTCACCCTCAACATAACTGCCGGAATCTTGACACTCAAAGAAAGTCTGGATATCATCAGGGAAACTGCATTTGGGTGGGTCAGATTCCGCTGGTGTCAATGGACATTCTTCTGTCGACTCCTCCGATGAAGTCCTCTCAAGCATTTCCTTAAACTTCGACGACTGAAGTAATAGTCCCAATGCCGATGATGACTTAGCTGAACTTGCACCATTCTGCCGAGGCTGATAAACTGCAGCAACTTCACTTGGGCTGTGTTGGGTCGATGAGTTCATCAAATCATCATGAGTACTAGGATGAACTACTACTGGTTTAGTATCTGTGTTAGTGACTGAAGACTTGTTGTTATTGGGTCTTAACCATTTGATGTAGCGGCTAAGATCAAAGTTTGTAACAGCATTAAGTCCACGGTATTCTATTGCTGCCATGTCGTATGCAGTAGCTGCTTCTTCTTGGGTTGCTGCAAAaaaaaagcaaaaggaaaaaaagttTGAGGGTGATTTAGGAAATAAAATAGTAATAATTAATGAATTGTATGAAAATACTATTGAATTATTGAAAGGAATTTGGAATATTgtataaaaagttttttttttttcccgaaaCCTTTAAAATGCCGTTGGGAGTTGGTGATCAAATTCCCAACTAACTTTCTTTTAAAATAATTGAATGATCATTGACAAACGCATCTGCCTACTTGTGCCACTCTCTTAATTAAATCCCAAAGTCCTAGCTAAGTACAACTTCAACCCATAATCTTGACACTTAAGTGTACAAGATAGCAAAAAATGAAATGAGATTATGAACACATAAAAATTTCAGTAAAGTAGAATAATAGAGATCCCTTCTCTGATAGAATATTCGAAGGCCATGGTGAAGAAAGTTGGAGCATGGGACCTCTAAAAGCAACTCAAATTTAGTAATATCCGTTTTTGGCAATGTTTTAGCATGTGATTTTATTaaacatgaaagaaaaatgaGGCATGTTGTATGCTGATTTTTCTCTAGCCAGGCCTAGATTTGGGTAGGATATTCCTAGGATTAGGTGATTAGGTTCATTGTTTTGACTTTAGCATGTGACTGGATTGATAGCTAGCAAATTATGGAGAAATTAACATTAAaatccttaaaaagaaaaatgaggATTTATTTTGAATTTGATATTCTGTTCCTCAAAAACCGACTGTATTTTGGTGTAAAAATGTGCAGTAAAATAAGGCACTTGTATAGGTCAAAGGATGATATTTACCCAAATGATTTTGactcaaaatataaaaacaaaagttgaaaaattaCCATATGTTCCAAGGTACAAGTATTTGTTGCCAAATACTCTCCCAATTCGAGCTTCCCATCTCCCATTATGATGATGCCTGCAAAAAAATATAAAAGTCCCTTCCATTAGTGATTGAGCAGTCATGATATCTTTAACTTTTTACTAATCATTATTAGTTGATAGTAAGAAAATTAGTAGACTTTGAAAATCCTTTTCCAAAAAATGTGATTCTGTGGAGGTTAAAATGTGCGCTAGTACTACTAGGTCTAAGTAAGAATAATGCATCATTTGTCACATTCATTAATGCATCAAAAACTCAAGTTTGCCAAAGAAGTAAAAGAAAACGTGGGTACAAACACAACCAAATTGTTGCTCAACAAATGTACCCAACCTGACATCAATTACCCAGAGAAAAAAAGACCCTGATGAAAAATTACCTTGCAACACCTCTGTACTTAGAGACTCCTCTTGAAAATCCACTGCTTCTCCTGCAAATGTTAACCAGTATAATTCAGTTTCGGTTTCGATATACtggacaagaaaaaaaaaatgtccaaagtaAAAGGTATGTTTTTAGCTTGATTCCAACAGTAAATTTTTCCCATGTCCCTTCCAAAGAATCTATTTCTTTGACTCTTTTATTTTACAGAATTCATTTCATGATATGAAACACAGCTTAAATGTACTCAAACATGATAAAAATTCACGACGAAAATGTCAACATCTCCAACACCATCTGGCTAGCCAGTCCCCATAGTATTTTGTGAACTTCTTGACCATAACTTTCCAAGTTGCTAAGTACACAGGAATAAATTCTTCAAGGACATAatgtatcaaaaaaacaaaaaaaaaacatacagtaTTGAATGTCCTCTTCTTTATTGTTGTGGACTTGTACTAAgtaccaaaaacttgttgtataAACATTACCTTCTTAAGGATCCAATATATTCTTCTTTGGATTGCCCCTCCATTTCTTTTATCTCTTCTTCATATGTTGCCAGCTACACAAACAACAATACAACAAATGGTTAAAAATTTCatggttcaaattttcatttctcataatcatatacttaaaaaTAGAACAGCTAGATTAGGAGAAATGGTGGGTTGAGAAATTAATTACTTACAGGGAAATTAAGGATGGTTTCTCTTCCCCAATACTTCAATGCAGCTAAGTCATATGCATGTGCAGCTGCCTCTTCACCATCATAAGCACCTAAATGAAAAATTAAACCAAATCAACAACAAAATTTAGATGAATTTCCACTAGGGTGTTGTTAAGAATTAATGAGTGCAGTTCAACAGTATGAGTGGAAAAAAAGAAAGTCACCATTAATACATGGGACTATCATCATATCACTATAGTAGTAGTAGTAACAGGACTGACTGATAGCAACAGTAAGCACTCACCAAGATAGACtatttgtgtgattcaattagttggattcaaccaccaccaccatcaaattAATAAGAAGACCCCCACAGATAACAAAAACGGAAAAAAGGATTATTACtcatctaaaatcaaaaatcaactattggaagaaaaaagaaaaaattgatgaTGAGTGCAATACCTTGTCTTCCTTTCTTATTCTGAGATTCATTCCAAGAATTCTTGTCCCAGAGATGTGCTTCATATCTACCAGTCCATCTATGCCTataccaaaatatgatgataacatcaaacacatatgcacacaaaaaaaaagttgaatacaacaatttcaattttgatAAAATGTAATGTAATAGAGACATTTATATAATATACCTAGTAACACCACGATAGATGGAACTTCTCTGAGGAGGACAATCTCTAGgaacactttttctttttcttttcactttTGTTGCTGTAGTAGTAACAGTAACAGCAGTACTAGTGTTGTTACTTGTAGAATTGTTGTTCTTGATTTGCTGTGAAAGTTTTGCCAttagaggaaaaaaagaaaattccaCCAAAATAGTTGGGGACGAGAAAGGAAGTTAGAGAGAAATAAgagtgaagaagatgatgagtatgtatgtatgtatgactTAGTCTTCAAAATGAAAGGGTTTTAAAGAGACTCCTAAAAAAAAGTTAAGAAATTAGTTGGAGGAGGGAAGGGAGATTTGGGAGAGaaagttagtttttttttgtagCTGGCAAATTAGGGGATGCCGGCTATCAATTAGCGTTATTACTAGTTtaaattttgttttggttttcttagctgctagggttttgatttgtAGCCGTCTATATAcggcattttttttttgttgctttcaTTTGTTCACTTTAGTGTAGGCCTATATGCTTTCTCTTCTTAGTGGAAATAAGAGGGTGTTTGG
This genomic stretch from Papaver somniferum cultivar HN1 chromosome 5, ASM357369v1, whole genome shotgun sequence harbors:
- the LOC113282657 gene encoding AP2-like ethylene-responsive transcription factor At1g16060, giving the protein MAKLSQQIKNNNSTSNNTSTAVTVTTTATKVKRKRKSVPRDCPPQRSSIYRGVTRHRWTGRYEAHLWDKNSWNESQNKKGRQVYLGAYDGEEAAAHAYDLAALKYWGRETILNFPLATYEEEIKEMEGQSKEEYIGSLRRRSSGFSRGVSKYRGVARHHHNGRWEARIGRVFGNKYLYLGTYATQEEAATAYDMAAIEYRGLNAVTNFDLSRYIKWLRPNNNKSSVTNTDTKPVVVHPSTHDDLMNSSTQHSPSEVAAVYQPRQNGASSAKSSSALGLLLQSSKFKEMLERTSSEESTEECPLTPAESDPPKCSFPDDIQTFFECQDSGSYVEGEDNIFGDLNSSSFSPIFDCELGA